A region from the Benincasa hispida cultivar B227 chromosome 8, ASM972705v1, whole genome shotgun sequence genome encodes:
- the LOC120082554 gene encoding uncharacterized protein LOC120082554 isoform X2 produces the protein MGILQRSSILFPMALFKGRILVKKPIGVRVYLSSLNPSLTSVPMNPFARPNKSHGSHIIGGILGRKWRRLLFLWQRRSVPGTNSPIPDHDNECDKTDACVENIESNNREDNDSKDVIEAENDDCETLVPAKNVVQPGKEMSPAPAENIVESGKMTEHGTFEQEGECSMKPKESKDRNVSLDLSIALRKGTRSCTKYPLQSYLSYSNLSPEFKALTTNLDTVVIPNSIHTALESRSHGRNCGSREKSYVRPGHSETLVPAKNVVQPGKEMSPAPTENIVESGKMTEHGTFEQEGECSMKPKESKDRNVSLDLLIALRKGTRSCTKYPLQSYLSYSNLSPFKALTTNLNTVVIPNSIHTALESRSHGRNCGSREKSYVRPSHSSKWS, from the exons ATGGGCATTCTTCAAAGATCATCCATTCTTTTCCCAATGGCTCTCTTCAAGGGGAGAATACTAGTGAAGAAACCAATTGGGGTCCGAGTCTATCTGTCTTCCTTGAACCCATCCTTGACATCAGTACCAATGAATCCATTCGCCCGACCAAACAAGTCCCATGGATCACATATTATAG GAGGAATCTTAGGAAGGAAATGGCGCCGTCTGTTATTTCTTTGGCAACGAAGATCAGTTCCAGGTACTAATAGTCCTATCCCTGATCATGATAATGAATGTGATAAAACTGATGCTTGTGTTGAAAATATTGAGAGCAACAACAGGGAAGACAATGACAGTAAAGATGTAATCGAAGCAGAAAATGATGATTGTGAGACACTTGTTCCAGCAAAGAATGTTGTTCAACCTGGAAAAGAAATGTCTCCCGCTCCCGCTGAAAACATcgttgaaagtgggaaaatgaCAGAACATGGGACGTTTGAGCAGGAGGGTGAGTGCAGTATGAAGCCCAAAGAAAGTAAAGATAGAAATGTATCCCTTGACCTCTCGATTGCCCTAAGGAAAGGTACCAGATCATGTACAAAATATCCATTGCAAAGTTACTTGTCCTACAGCAACCTGTCTCCTGAGTTCAAGGCCCTCACTACAAATCTAGACACAGTGGTGATACCAAACAGTATACACACAGCATTGGAAAGCCGCAGTCATGGAAGAAATTGTGGCTCTCGAGAAAAATCATACGTGAGACCAGGTCACTCTGAGACACTTGTTCCAGCAAAGAATGTTGTTCAACCTGGAAAAGAAATGTCTCCCGCTCCCACTGAAAACATcgttgaaagtgggaaaatgaCAGAACATGGGACGTTTGAGCAGGAAGGTGAATGCAGTATGAAGCCCAAAGAAAGTAAAGATAGAAATGTATCCCTTGACCTCTTGATTGCCCTAAGGAAAGGTACCAGATCATGTACAAAATATCCATTGCAAAGTTACTTGTCCTACAGCAACCTGTCTCCGTTCAAGGCCCTCACTACAAATCTAAACACAGTGGTGATACCAAACAGTATACACACAGCATTGGAAAGCCGCAGTCATGGAAGAAATTGTGGCTCTCGAGAAAAATCATACGTGAGACCAAGTCACTCTTCCAAATGGTCATAA
- the LOC120082554 gene encoding uncharacterized protein LOC120082554 isoform X1: protein MLSTSIPSYLWGDAILTAAHLINRMSSQALKFQTPLDSFKESYPNTRLLSVVPIRDFGCVMFVHTHGPNQTKFTPRAQKCIFVGYPLHQHGYKCYHPSSKKILYFVSINGHSSKIIHSFPNGSLQGENTSEETNWGPSLSVFLEPILDISTNESIRPTKQVPWITYYRRNLRKEIAPSVISLANEDQFQVLIVLSLIMIINVIKLMQNPSLTLVPMNPFARPNKSHGSHIIGGILGRKWRRLLFLWQRRSVPGTNSPIPDHDNECDKTDACVENIESNNREDNDSKDVIEAENDDCETLVPAKNVVQPGKEMSPAPAENIVESGKMTEHGTFEQEGECSMKPKESKDRNVSLDLSIALRKGTRSCTKYPLQSYLSYSNLSPEFKALTTNLDTVVIPNSIHTALESRSHGRNCGSREKSYVRPSHSSKWS from the exons ATGTTGTCAACTTCCATTCCTTCTTATTTATGGGGTGATGCTATCTTAACAGCAGCCCATCTAATAAATCGAATGTCGTCCCAAGctttaaaatttcaaacccCCTTAGATTCTTTTAAAGAGTCCTACCCAAATACCCGACTTCTTTCTGTTGTACCCATCCGAGATTTTGGCTGTGTTATGTTTGTCCATACTCATGGTCCTAACCAAACCAAGTTTACCCCTCGGGCTCAAAAATGTATCTTTGTGGGGTACCCACTTCATCAGCATGGGTACAAGTGTTATCATCCCTCTTctaaaaaaatactttactTTGTCTCGATAAATGGGCATTCTTCAAAGATCATCCATTCTTTTCCCAATGGCTCTCTTCAAGGGGAGAATACTAGTGAAGAAACCAATTGGGGTCCGAGTCTATCTGTCTTCCTTGAACCCATCCTTGACATCAGTACCAATGAATCCATTCGCCCGACCAAACAAGTCCCATGGATCACATATTATAGGAGGAATCTCAGAAAGGAAATAGCGCCGTCTGTTATTTCTTTGGCAAACGAAGATCAGTTCCAGGTACTAATAGTCCTATCCCTGATCATGATAATAAATGTGATAAAACTGATGCAGAACCCATCCTTGACATTAGTACCAATGAATCCATTCGCCCGACCAAACAAGTCCCATGGATCACATATTATAGGAGGAATCTTAGGAAGGAAATGGCGCCGTCTGTTATTTCTTTGGCAACGAAGATCAGTTCCAGGTACTAATAGTCCTATCCCTGATCATGATAATGAATGTGATAAAACTGATGCTTGTGTTGAAAATATTGAGAGCAACAACAGGGAAGACAATGACAGTAAAGATGTAATCGAAGCAGAAAATGATGATTGTGAGACACTTGTTCCAGCAAAGAATGTTGTTCAACCTGGAAAAGAAATGTCTCCCGCTCCCGCTGAAAACATcgttgaaagtgggaaaatgaCAGAACATGGGACGTTTGAGCAGGAGGGTGAGTGCAGTATGAAGCCCAAAGAAAGTAAAGATAGAAATGTATCCCTTGACCTCTCGATTGCCCTAAGGAAAGGTACCAGATCATGTACAAAATATCCATTGCAAAGTTACTTGTCCTACAGCAACCTGTCTCCTGAGTTCAAGGCCCTCACTACAAATCTAGACACAGTGGTGATACCAAACAGTATACACACAGCATTGGAAAGCCGCAGTCATGGAAGAAATTGTGGCTCTCGAGAAAAATCATACGTGAGAC CAAGTCACTCTTCCAAATGGTCATAA